ACAAGGTTTTAAAGAAACTTTGGGAAGTTTGTTGACATGGTACATTTATGAGTGTCAGAAGATCCCGAATCTcaatgaagatcagaaaatttaTGGGTTTGTGCATGCGATAAATCCGCAAAGGCACCCAACACTTGTGCGGCGTCTGCGAAGAGATGTACCGCGAAATTTTGCTAAAGTCATGCAAGAAACATATGACTATATTCGCTGTGGTGAGGATAGCAATATAGTGCAAAATTGTGGATGGGGCAAAGACAGAAATTGGCGCGATGATAATGAGACATACCGCGGTGGTAACGGTGATGGATTTCGTGATTACAATCGTGGATCTAGACAGCAGCGAAGAAATAATAATGGAGGAAATTAGCGCAATAATGGAGATGGTGGCAATCAAAGTTATAATAACCGCGATAGGAATTACACGCGAAAATGGAATAATGATTCCTTTGCAGTAATTCAAACGTTATCAAAAATGCCAAAAGAAATACTTTTGCAAGAGCGTGTTGCTAAGGCATTTCCAGATCCTCCGCAGTTGAGTGATAATAATAGGTGTGACAAATCTAAATTTTGTATTTTTCATGACGATTACGGGCGTGATACAAATAGATGTCGCGACCTTGTTGAGCTAATTGCAGATGCGGTCGCGCAAGAGAAATTGAATCATCTCTTACTTAGCAAGGAAACAAGTACAAAAGATGCAATAGTGGTACCCGCATTGGCAGCTACTCCAAAAACACCAAATGTCAATACGGTGGTACAACAAGAACGCAAAGTGCCCGCGGTCAAAAACCTAGGTGCAAAGGTGGTGGGCAAAAATGATAGTTTGCAGCAAATTCAAGTAATCAACATGGTGACTGATAACGGCAATACGAAAAAACAGAAACTTGTTGAAGCTTATGCAAAATGGCAGCGTGAGCCTATAACTTTCACATCAGAAAAAGATTGCGGATTTTTTGGAGGAGCCAATTGTGATATCATGTAGGATTGCGGAAATTGGTATTCAAGTAATGATAGTAGATGTAGACACTGGTAGTAGTGTTGATGTTATGTACAATCAGTGTTTTCGCAAACTGCCAAAAGATGTTCAATCCAAGCTCAAGTCAACCGCGATGTCTTTATCAGGTTTTTCAGGGGAATCTGCGTGGCCTATAGGGCAATTGGAGTTAGAAATTGAAATCATGGATGAGCATAACGCAATGCTTATGCATAAAGCTTTGTTGAATTTGTATGTCATGAATACTGCATCGCGTTATAATATTCTTCTGGGATGCATAGCTGTATGTAAGCTGGGGATTGTTTCTTCACCAATTCATGGTATGGTTAAGTTTGCAACTTCTAAAGGCATTGCAACAGTCACATCCGCGGTTTTGGAACCATTATATGCATCCGTAATGGTGGATGATAATAATGGAACAGAAGGACATGTTGTAGTTGCAAATATGGAAGTGATGATGATTAAATGATTTTTCTGGTGAAATATAAAGTTGAGATAAGATACTATAACGCGGATATGCGTAGTGCGGAAGTTGGCACATATATTATTGTTTAGAATGGATATGGCAAACGCATTCAGCCAGTGGATGTTGTCTTTCAAGCAAAGCAATGTGAATAAATAAAGAAAGTGCTTTGGTTTCTGTTAAAGTTTCATTATATGCGAGTAAAACTATGATAGTAGCGCATATGTAATATGGCACGTTATGCGTGCAAAGTTTCATAATCAAggaaaatttaaaatatatatatatatatatatatatatatatatatatatatatatatatatatatatatatatatatatatatatatcataaagtgATGGAAAAGCCCACTTAATGCAGAATTATATTAACATCCATGATGAAATCGATCTTATGAAAATAATGCTGTTTAAGCTTATAGCTATTGCAAAATCGCATTTGTTGTCTTGTGCAAAGCAAAGTGATAGTAAAAATGAAAACTTGTGCGAAAGTTGTTGATTGGAAACATTATATACGTAACAAGCTTGCAATTATTTAAGTGATGGAAAAGCCCACTTGTTGTTTCATATAACTATTTAAAAAGTGTAATGCGAAAAGGCTAATACTTATAATTTTCCCAAGGTATTTAATTAAGCAATACTTGGATGCTTCGCATAAAACACatatttgcctaaggatcgttttggaggacttagaagattcataatgtgtaTAAACACGTGCATACGGGTTGTTTCATAAAAGTAattgtttgttatgtgcacaataataagcaGTGAAATTATAAAGGACAATGCTAGTAATTATGAATATTGAAAAAAGTACTTAAGCGCTATAAAAATAAACAGTTGCAACTGATATAAACATTTTACTATTAATAAGACCGCGTAAGAAGGCGGTCATGTGTTACAAAAAAGAACGCAATCTTAATTGCGGGATAATCGTAAATTTACAATTCAAAATCTACAACGTCTTTAAAAGTGACATTTTGTTGCTGCCTGAGGGCGATAAGATCTGGAATGTCAATATGTTCTATTGCTTTGCTGGTTTCTGTATAAACATCATTAGCAATCTCTATGTTGTATACTTCCTTCTCAATAAACTCTGGATATGGCGCGCCAATACCATGAGCGGTTGAGATTAACGATAAAAATTCACAGCGTTCGCGGAGTTTAACCGCGTTGAGATATGCTTGGAATTTTTGGGAAACTGGCTTGGAGTCCATAATCTTATGGCCAAGGTCAGGTAGGTATGCGATGAGTTGCTTGAATTGATCGTCTGTGGTTGCGAATTGCTGTTGAGACTCTAGCACCGTAGTAAGTGTAGTAACTTGAGCTTCGGCTGATTGAAGCGCGGTTTGCGCAGTCTCAAGTCCTTTTTTCAGCTTCGCATTCTCCTTTTCGAGACGAGAAACTTTCTTGTTAGCTTGCTGAGTTGCCTTGGTTTGGCTGTCAAGCTCGGTGACTAGTCTATCACTGCGGGGAATATCATCAACTAGAAAGCATACTGCAGAATATAAATTCTGCACTCTGGCGCTCTCCATTGTTTCATCATCGATTTTCTCAAACTCCGCACGAACATCTTCAGGGACCGCGTAACCAAGTTGTTTAAGTTGGTCCGCGACTGTTTCTCGTTCAATATCCACATGTTCGCTGAGATAATCAAATCTGACAGACATGATTGGGCTTGCTGGAGCAAAGTTCTTGTCAAAAACATTGTCAGGGACATCCTGTGAGATGATAAATTGAGGACCCTCTTGAGAGCTTTTAGTAAGATTGATTGGCTCTGTGTAAACATATTTAAAAGAAATGTTAATGTAGAAATCGCAGTATGAATGCACAATAATCGCAGTATGAATGCAGTATATTTAATGGAGTTTCGCAATAAGTATTTCGCATACCTTCTTCAGACTCATCATGAATAGTGCGTTTGGCGCGTTTCTTTGATGTCGTTGCCGGAATGGGTGCGGTGCATTTGCGTTTCGTTTTATCATGAATAACAGGGATGATGTTCTCGTTCATTAATGGCTCTTCAATATCGGTAGCTTCATTGTCATCATCTAGAGAGCGATGGTATGAAGTGAATCCTTTAATATCCTTCTCGCACATAAGATTTGCAAGAGTAATCTCtgtgaaaataaaaaaaaacaagtgTTGACAGTAGTGCGTATGTGAAAAAGCACGTTAATCATAAATAAAAAGTAAGGCAATAAACGCATACCGTTGCCATCTGCGTCTCTAAAGATGCCTATTTGGTTAGACCATGGCCAATGAGTAGAAATCCTGCCTACATGAAGAGGCACAACCCCATATGGGCGGATATGTAGGCGAGCGTTGGTGATTAATTGCATTGTTTCTTTTTGATACTCATCAAGGTCAACGTGGTCTTTTGCTGTATTTTGAGTATGCGGTTGCCCAAGTATTAACATTTTGATACTCGCGGAGGGCAGTAGTTTTAATAAAGAAAAAAGATTGTTGCCAATTGCCAACATTTTCTTTAGGAGTATCCATTACTCCATTGCGGCATTTAAGCGTGAACCAGCTGGCGTCATGAGTCAGAATCGTAGAAAACTTGCGGAAGACATCTAGTGAAACGGGCCTACTGAGTGCGTTGCAATACATCTCAAAGAGAATGAGTTTTGCAACTGCGTTGGGATGAAATTGCCCAGGGTTCACTGCGTAGAATTGGCATGCACTTAAGAAGAAATCAGTAAATGGGAGCCTAAGGTTACCTAAGTATAGAGAGGTTTCATATATAGCAAAATAATCCTTTGGTGGATTATTAGCCATGATACCCGCGGAAGGTGCAACAGGCTCAAATAACTCAAGCATTGGGTAGTTGAGTTTGATTTGTGCGAGCTTTTCATCCGTAATAAGTGACTCAAAGTCATTAACGGATGGACCAGCAGCAGAAGGAGAAGGTGTCGCAGACATAATGAAGGTATAAGGTGAAGGCTTTTGTGTAAAGTATGCAAATATAAAGTAAACGCAGAAAGTTAGAAAATTATGGTGAAGATAATGAGTATAACTTTGTGAGAAAGAAAAAGCAAGGGAAAGTGAACTTTCAAATATGCGGATATCTTTTCTATTTATATTCTCAAGATTGCAAAGTACCATCTAAATGTAATCATCACAAATCAACGGCTATTAAAATGCGTAGGAATTACAACGGTTAAAAATATAGCCGTTAGCGTAAGAAGAACAATGAAGGCGGTTTGTTTGGATGATATGCGAAACTGCGTGCATATGAATATGGTTTTAAAACCTCATTAaaactacaatttttattttttatttttagagtttattgtATTACATTTTCTGCaaaaatgtaacacaataaactgggggacttgatcatatacatacatatgtatatgtatattttgaatgtgaaatgctGCTTAAAGGCAAAAACGCGAAACTGATAAACCGCGGTAAATGCTAATGAATGCGGTGAGATTACGCGGAATATTAAAGAATGCGTAGGGTTCTCGCAGtacttgtgcggaatgcctaagtgcgtGCATATCTTACTTCCTCGCAGATCTCaagcctataaatagggagcttggcatctcattttaggttgttgattctgggaggattgccctagccatattgatctctctcgtgaatttgcccgagacttgatctttgttggttaaggtaattttacgaagaccgggacatggtttttgatcgtttagcacttaacaaaATATGACAATAAGGCCCCAAAACCATAATCAACATCtattataccccctcattgcactcaatccttgattagcctttattgaataatctaggattgatcactaTATGAATTTAATTTTTGAAACCTTGTAATTTGAACTACAGTTTGAAAAAGATATGCAAGCAATTCGGCGTATAACCCTCATCCACTCCCTTCATCCATGTATATAAGCATAAAACAGCATCCTTTTACACCGTTTCGATGGAAAAAACCAATGCAAATCTCATATGTATCCTTTTGTATACTATATAAAGGCCGGATAACGCTAACAGGTGAGGGAACCTGAGTTtgctttctaaaaatgaaaaataaattaaTGACTCTAAAGAACCAACGATTATCAGTTATTAAACAAACTATATTCTTCACAATTAATCAACAGCTGATAGATTATCCCAACTCCGAGCAATATTAGTTATTGTGGGTTGGTCCATTAGCTGATATTTGTTTATTCATTATTTGTTTAGCCATTGATAATGACCGGCGTTTTGAAAAACAAATAGGATGACTTTCCACGTCCATAAACAAACAGGAAGATActtcatacttttctagcttccaaTTAAACCGAAAAATTGATTCAGTATGCACAGATTGGATGCCAAAAGTTGCAACAAGAACAGAATCTCAATGCACTTGTAAAACAAATAGGATGACTTCCACGTCCTTAAACGTAGAACTGATACACATTTTGACCAATTACTCAACCCACTCATTTTGCCCCTTCAAATTGTTTTGGAGGGATTACTAATACCATCATCAGGCTTAAAGCTAGTAAAGTTATCATATGATGTAAAACACATCACATAACAAGTTTGAGAGCTACATAACCTCatagtacaataattaaaaaaagAATTCAACAGTAACCCAACCATTGCAACATAGCTAGTTGGTACACTTAAAGCAAAAATGACAAAATCATCATGAACATTCCTACTCTTCTTTTAAAAAGTTGAACAAAGACGGACAAAAGACAAAACACTGGAAATGTAAAGAGTAAACTCGTACACTTGAAATCTAAGATTTCTGTCCTTCCTCGGCTGCAGCCTCAAAAGTTTCACCCGCTACAAGTTCCGGGACTTCATCATCATCCTCTTGTATTGTGTTCATAGCAGTTGAGCCTTCACCAGCACCCGCACCCTGTTTCTGAAACTGCTCTGCTAACCTTTTTAAGTTTTCCAAGTTGTCTGGCCCTGTACATAATCAATTAACCAACATTAATCATTTCTTAATGCTACTGCTATCAAATGAAACACAATAATTGCAAAAGGGTAAGAGATCTACACGTACCCAATTGGTTAAGAATGCTCGGGAGAACATCTTGCAAGTCTGATACACACAAAAAATTACATAAAGTTAGCTCACTGTCTTATGAGTTTAATTATAAACAAAATGTTAGTAAAAGGATTACATACTCTTTGTTTGTGAAGTACCACTAACAACCCAAGTGTTGGCACCAACAGCGGCTTGAACTGAAACACAAAACAAAGAAAGAaaggtaatgataatgatattgtgTTAAATAATATGATATGGGAAAAAAGATAAATCATATAAAGTTAATACCTTTAGGGTTCAAGAACTGGATAACTTGCTCATCCTTAAAAATGTTAACTTCCTCAATTTGTGGTATCGGGTTTACTCCTATTCTTTTCAAAGTGCTTTGCAACCTTTTGTCATCGGTTGTGGTTGTCTTATGTACAGCCTTCTTCTTTCTGAATGTAAAGTAACACAAAGCTTCAATTAGACCAACTAGGCatgtaaataattattatataaaaaatttATACAATATACAAAGATCACAAGCATAAACTAAGAAAATACAACCTTCTAACGCTACCCTTTCCACCAGTGCGGACAGCACCAGCCATCTTCTGTAGCTTTTCTACATTCATCTGCATACGAACAAACAAATAAATGAtgtatatcatttattatttaaaatatatacaagGTGCAACTAAGATAAAAGCATAACATTTTTAACTATATTCGTACTCATTTGCAGTGGAAAAATGGTCTGTAAGACTGTAACGCGATACAAGCATAAAAAAACACTACATACAGAGCACACATATTATTTTCAATCCTAGATAAAAGTCCTATTTTGATCTAAAAACTGAAACTAAAACCAGAAAGCAAATTTTTATGCAATAGGCAAGCTTCTTCAGGTATATGTTTACACTGTAATAACACGGATACattaaaaataaaatacaaaactCATATAAGTCAATAAACATTACTAATACTTATAGAATATGTATTTAAAAACAAGCAAAGCACCTATAAGTTGGCAATATTCTACTAAAAAGCATTAAAACcgtatataaaaataaaactaaaaatcaaaacCTAAACTTTAACTATCCAGGAAACAAACTAATTGTAGAAAATTGATAAATCTAACTAACGGAATTAATATATGCAGTACTATGGATCCGTCTAGAAGCACATCAAACTACATAACCAAAACATAattaaattgaaattgaaattaaatttgaaattgaaattgaaatacaGAGATTGATTATATAAACAATAAGAAAAGTATGAGGTTGATTTACCTTGAGATCGTCGGAAAAAATTAGCTGTGACCGGAAGACGGAAAATGAGAGCGGTGGGTGGATAGAAGATATATGAAGGATAAAACCCTAGAGCAGTATATAGCTCCTTTTACTAAAGTTTATTTGTAGCAAGTTTGATCCTTATTTATGTAAAAACTTCATAATCAGTCCCTCAATTTTGCACTAAAGTTTCAGTTGAGTCGACAGAGTTGTATTGGCTATGGCTGATTAAAGACCCGTAGTAATTTCGTGTCATGCTCAAGATTTGTCAAAAGAATTGTGGAGGTTGTGTTTAATTACAGTTCATTGTGATTTAACAATGAATATTTCGTTTAATATTTAGCGTGTTTGTTTGAAATTTCTGAATGGCAAAGGATATTGAAAAACATAAAAATATGTGTTATGTTATGATATTAAAATGTCAAAAGTGGTAGATGACAACTTCCACAAGAATTCAATATTTAGGACACAAAATTGAATGAAGATCTCGTGCTAGATTTCATACAGTAAATCTTAAGTATTATAAATATGCAACTAATGAATGTAATTAAGGTGTGAGTACCAAAAATATAATATACTCCATTACTCCTTATTCTCTCTCTTTCTCTCATTCTTATTATTACAATAGAAGTATCCAAATAATAGGTTACTAAaggtaattataaataaattataacacgttatcagcacgaagtgctccgtgtAATCAagatttatctaagcaagcacaagtcactaatcaaggtaagaaattctttaacgatatcttatattatctattagtaaggtaaatattattatcatcataagtaaaattatatttctgtaatctaacttttattaacttcactaacatttatatttatgttatttaagttatatatggtcggttataccgcctgaattatatttctgtaatctaacttttattaacttcactaacatttatatttatgttatttaagttatatatggtcggttataccgcctgaattatatttctgtaatctaacttttattaacttcactaacatttatatttatgttatttaagttatatatggtcggttataccgcctgaattatatttatgtaatctaacttttattaacttcactaatatttatatttatgttatttaagttatatatggtcggttataccgcctgaattatatttatgtaatctaactcttattaacttcactaacatttatatttatgttatctaacatttatgattacttatgcaattaatcattatttatttcatgcatactaatgtttattcttaaaatttattatttatgcataatatgtttattctcttaatcttcgtatttatactaaacatatttatactaaatgtatttatagtaatcgtatttgtactaataaaattcttttattaaaattattattaatacagcgagtacataacagtcgttaacgtcaactaacgacgttacaacgactatatttttcaaatataaaataaacatctccgttttcacaatttcacaaatcaatcttcattttctcagattaccactctcaaaaagttttttgtaaagatgattcacacaaggatgatttttcctattgtattggtcatactaactatcatcattgttgctaatataccacccggtgaacctatattctatcctgctcttgtggttttatcatttgtaatcatgccattattttgttgtttgctacttatgattCTAATTtccttttattatttgtctatgaatagaagttgattatgatttatgttgttcatctttttgataatagaaaatgtcgaatttgaaaaggcttaaatttgctcctttagaatcaagtgggaacaactacttaacatgggttatgaatgtagaaaaacatctcgaatcaatcggtattttagaaaccctgaatgaaaaaaaCAATTGtttcgaacaagagaaagcaataacaAGTATTTTTCtcagcaaacatattgacgagtccttagaatctacatattatatgatcgaagatccaagtgtattatggaaaatactcaaagatagatatgatattaattatcaagaaataacagtGATCTAtgaatgaataaaattgaagatgttagtagacgctcttataagaatcccggagattcttattaatgatctggtaatgtggatcatcagtctagtatttcttgaatacatgaacatcttgtttatctctacaaataagtcccaaaagaaaagaaaacgagagtgaatctgttgaaaaatctttattaaataaaccctgagctaccttgagacttgaatggtttgaattttctaagatgcctagcttgttatgtatcactcataaataaatggttttagaagtgttatcttttatgtacttcagattgtaacttgtttgcagataatataatttgattaccttgctgaaatataactcattatttgcttaccttatttgaagttttagtataaatcctgctgaaatacaacatcaattaaatggtaaaaacctgtgtattgcagatagtggtaacatacacactatgatcaaatttaagaaatatttcattgatttaaattaaatgaaggaattataaatactatatcaggtcttgcaaacttgatataaggaacggaaaaagCAAAAATTCATataaccaaatggtacgaattttctgataaaccggaaatgagaaatacctatgtagcaccgaaaagcgcatatgataaaaagcgcagcgcatatgattaaaagcgcagcgcatatg
This genomic stretch from Rutidosis leptorrhynchoides isolate AG116_Rl617_1_P2 chromosome 11, CSIRO_AGI_Rlap_v1, whole genome shotgun sequence harbors:
- the LOC139876919 gene encoding basic transcription factor 3-like, coding for MNVEKLQKMAGAVRTGGKGSVRRKKKAVHKTTTTDDKRLQSTLKRIGVNPIPQIEEVNIFKDEQVIQFLNPKVQAAVGANTWVVSGTSQTKNLQDVLPSILNQLGPDNLENLKRLAEQFQKQGAGAGEGSTAMNTIQEDDDEVPELVAGETFEAAAEEGQKS